In Acinetobacter pittii, one genomic interval encodes:
- the mltD gene encoding LysM peptidoglycan-binding domain-containing protein: MYKPTTFVWQPSAASLFKITVLSSALAALGITTGCSSTPQSAKTSKSKQVSGAGYLDASSLDSLEDLLSATDMRAVEGDRLLILKHGDVWKRMSVGFKMDLNHWDSRIEAQRSWFISRQPYLDRLSARASRYLYHTVKEAERRGLPTELALLPVIESSYDPAATSSAAAAGLWQFIPSTGRIYGLKQTGTYDGRRDVVESTRAAYEFLGSLYNQFGSWELALAAYNAGPGRIQQAINRNQAAGLPTDYWSLKLPQETMNYVPRFLAVAQIIKNPKAYGISLPPIANRPHFREVTLSAPLSLSEIASVAGLSRSELYALNPGYRGEMVDPASPMRILIPADLSPSIDNKLKRLKSGGGSGWWANVTSPSKPDVSASTSVTIKTTPANQVQPVKPSTPTKTTSSSSTVKTSTPRGSDALAAFAASADVPSAPRIPVAVTPAANIKQVKTEPPISAAEREKILAAVRAEGEKETVQQALEPQPTQAEKDQVVAELKALAPQGTEIVDPYDGKIKLTAIQTSQSVAEQQGKEVSKGFAYPKTLAEDVTVANSEDGQRNKDKPYIKTDTDVVVVQPKGKRSTYTVLPGDTLAVIAMKNGVNWRDVAKWNQIDPEKTLYVGSTLYLYDAKPQETQTTSKSTAKPDVYVVQANDSLSGVANQFNLSVRQLAEYNDLSVTDGLFVGQKLQLKEPKNSRSSTKAEPKAVQASAKRIATKSYTVKRGEYLKLIADRYALSNQELAELTPGLTAGSNLLVGQKINVPTQDITVDEVAETKTSTKTEKASANISYKTEGYKVQRGDTLSSIATKSKISLAELAELNNLKANSHVQLGQTLKVPAGLSVPEQYVVQSGDSLNAIASKYNLQTSYLADLNGLSRTAGLRAGQRLKLTGTVEEEEPSKASKNTKEETPETYTVKSGDSLGNIANRYHLQLDYLASLNGLSRTSSVRVGQRLKLTGDVPTVESAKVDTKTSTKAVAAGKNTERYTVKSGESLNSIASRAGISVRELAEMNALKASANLQRGQNIVIPKTVVEYKVKRGDTLIGLASKYGLETNFLAELNNLTPSTQLRIGDVIKVPNL; this comes from the coding sequence ATGTATAAACCAACCACATTTGTGTGGCAGCCATCTGCAGCATCATTGTTCAAAATTACCGTACTTAGCTCTGCGTTAGCTGCGTTGGGTATTACAACAGGCTGTTCATCGACTCCGCAATCTGCAAAAACCTCAAAATCAAAACAGGTCAGTGGTGCAGGTTATTTAGATGCGAGTAGTCTTGATTCGTTGGAAGACTTACTTTCAGCAACTGATATGCGTGCTGTAGAGGGTGACCGTCTGCTTATTTTAAAGCACGGTGATGTCTGGAAGCGTATGTCTGTGGGTTTCAAAATGGATCTGAACCATTGGGATTCACGTATTGAAGCTCAGCGTAGTTGGTTTATTTCTCGTCAGCCTTACCTTGATCGATTAAGTGCTCGCGCAAGTCGTTATTTGTATCATACAGTTAAAGAAGCTGAACGCCGCGGATTGCCGACAGAACTTGCATTATTACCTGTAATTGAAAGTTCATATGACCCAGCTGCAACAAGTAGTGCAGCTGCAGCAGGTCTATGGCAGTTTATTCCGAGTACTGGTCGTATTTATGGCTTAAAGCAAACAGGTACGTATGACGGGCGTCGAGATGTTGTTGAGTCGACCCGTGCAGCGTATGAGTTTTTAGGAAGCTTATATAACCAATTCGGCTCTTGGGAACTCGCTTTAGCAGCCTATAACGCAGGTCCTGGACGTATTCAACAGGCGATTAACCGAAATCAGGCAGCTGGCCTACCAACAGATTATTGGTCATTAAAATTACCTCAAGAAACCATGAACTATGTTCCACGTTTCTTGGCTGTTGCCCAAATTATTAAAAACCCAAAAGCTTACGGTATTTCTTTACCACCAATTGCAAATAGACCCCATTTCCGTGAAGTGACTTTATCTGCACCTTTATCTTTAAGCGAAATTGCTTCTGTAGCTGGATTAAGCCGTTCGGAACTCTATGCATTAAACCCGGGATATCGTGGTGAAATGGTAGACCCTGCAAGTCCAATGCGTATCTTGATTCCAGCAGATTTAAGTCCTTCAATTGACAATAAATTAAAACGTCTTAAATCGGGTGGCGGTTCAGGTTGGTGGGCAAATGTGACTTCACCATCTAAGCCAGATGTAAGTGCTTCAACCTCGGTAACAATTAAGACAACACCTGCAAATCAGGTTCAACCAGTTAAACCGTCAACACCTACTAAAACAACAAGTAGCTCTAGCACAGTAAAAACTTCAACACCTCGCGGGTCTGATGCTTTAGCCGCGTTTGCAGCTTCAGCTGATGTACCGAGTGCTCCACGTATTCCTGTCGCTGTGACACCAGCGGCAAACATTAAGCAAGTGAAGACGGAGCCACCAATCTCGGCTGCAGAGCGTGAGAAGATTTTAGCGGCAGTTCGAGCTGAAGGTGAGAAAGAAACAGTTCAGCAAGCTTTAGAGCCACAACCAACACAGGCTGAAAAAGATCAGGTGGTTGCTGAGTTGAAAGCTCTTGCCCCACAAGGAACGGAAATTGTTGATCCTTATGACGGCAAAATTAAGTTAACTGCGATTCAAACGAGTCAATCGGTTGCAGAGCAACAAGGTAAAGAAGTAAGTAAAGGTTTCGCATATCCAAAAACTTTAGCTGAAGACGTGACTGTAGCTAACTCTGAAGATGGCCAGCGCAATAAAGATAAGCCTTACATTAAAACTGATACAGATGTAGTGGTTGTGCAGCCTAAAGGTAAACGTAGTACCTATACAGTTTTACCGGGTGATACTTTAGCCGTTATCGCGATGAAAAACGGCGTAAACTGGCGCGATGTTGCGAAGTGGAACCAGATTGACCCTGAAAAAACGTTATATGTTGGTTCAACGCTTTATCTTTATGACGCTAAGCCGCAAGAAACTCAAACGACTTCGAAAAGCACAGCTAAACCTGATGTATATGTGGTTCAGGCTAACGATAGCTTAAGTGGTGTCGCAAACCAGTTTAATTTGTCAGTAAGACAATTGGCTGAATATAACGATTTATCAGTGACAGATGGCTTATTTGTAGGGCAAAAACTACAGTTAAAAGAACCAAAAAATAGCCGCTCAAGTACTAAAGCCGAGCCAAAAGCAGTTCAGGCAAGTGCAAAACGTATAGCAACTAAGAGCTATACTGTGAAGCGTGGTGAATACCTGAAATTAATTGCAGATCGTTATGCGCTCTCGAATCAGGAACTTGCTGAGTTAACCCCAGGTTTAACAGCAGGTAGTAATTTGTTGGTCGGCCAAAAAATTAATGTGCCTACACAAGATATTACTGTAGATGAAGTAGCTGAAACTAAGACCTCTACTAAAACTGAGAAAGCGTCAGCAAATATTTCTTATAAAACAGAAGGCTATAAAGTACAACGTGGTGATACTTTATCGAGTATTGCAACCAAATCAAAAATTAGCCTAGCTGAGTTAGCCGAGTTAAATAACTTAAAAGCAAATAGCCATGTACAGCTTGGTCAAACGTTAAAAGTACCAGCAGGCTTAAGTGTTCCTGAACAATACGTTGTACAGTCTGGCGATAGCTTAAATGCGATTGCGAGTAAATATAATTTGCAAACTAGCTATTTGGCTGACTTAAATGGTTTGTCTCGTACGGCTGGCTTACGCGCTGGTCAACGCTTAAAACTCACAGGTACAGTGGAAGAAGAAGAACCAAGCAAAGCTTCTAAAAATACCAAAGAAGAAACACCAGAAACTTATACGGTTAAGTCTGGTGATAGCTTAGGTAATATCGCTAACCGTTATCACTTACAGTTGGACTACCTTGCTTCATTAAATGGTCTTTCACGTACCAGTAGCGTTCGTGTAGGGCAACGTTTAAAGCTAACAGGTGATGTACCTACAGTAGAATCAGCTAAAGTAGATACCAAGACTTCAACTAAAGCAGTTGCGGCGGGTAAAAATACTGAAAGATATACTGTTAAATCTGGTGAGTCTTTAAATAGTATTGCGAGTCGTGCGGGTATTTCAGTGCGTGAACTTGCTGAAATGAATGCATTAAAAGCAAGTGCTAACTTACAGCGCGGCCAGAATATTGTGATTCCAAAAACTGTGGTGGAATACAAAGTGAAGCGCGGGGATACGTTAATTGGCCTCGCAAGTAAATATGGTTTAGAAACCAATTTCTTGGCTGAGCTGAATAATCTAACGCCTTCTACTCAGCTTCGCATTGGTGATGTAATTAAAGTGCCTAATTTATAA
- the yejB gene encoding microcin C ABC transporter permease YejB, whose product MGSYILKRLLLMIPTLLVILLINFVVVQIAPGGPVEQAIHQAQSDLGIGRALSAETYYQGAQGLSPEMVEQIKAQYGFDRSAPERFFLMLKGYLTLDFGQSFFKDKPVVQLLWEKIPVSISLGLVSTFLIYFISIPLGIKKARQQGSWFDRSTSLVLVVGYAVPSFVFAILLVVFFAGGSYFQWFPLQNLVSDNFHQLSLWGQVTDYLWHMTLPLITMVLGGFASLTYLTKYSFLEELNKPYVLAAYAKGLNGQQVLYKHVFRNAILVVLAGLPEVLAGIFFVGNLFVEIIFHLDGVGLLGFEALVQRDYPVIFGVLFFFTLFSLILRLICDVLYQWIDPRIHFDAQGDK is encoded by the coding sequence ATGGGTTCATATATTCTCAAGCGACTTCTTTTAATGATTCCCACATTGCTTGTCATTTTATTGATTAACTTTGTGGTTGTGCAAATTGCACCGGGTGGGCCAGTTGAGCAAGCAATACATCAGGCACAAAGCGATTTGGGAATTGGTCGTGCATTGAGTGCAGAAACTTATTATCAAGGTGCTCAAGGTTTAAGCCCTGAAATGGTTGAACAAATTAAGGCTCAGTACGGCTTTGATCGTTCTGCTCCTGAACGTTTTTTTCTAATGTTAAAAGGTTATTTAACTTTAGATTTTGGGCAAAGTTTCTTTAAAGACAAGCCTGTTGTGCAATTGTTGTGGGAAAAAATACCTGTTTCAATTTCACTTGGGCTGGTGAGCACTTTTCTGATTTATTTTATTTCTATTCCGCTGGGAATTAAGAAGGCAAGACAACAAGGTTCGTGGTTCGATCGGTCCACCTCATTAGTTCTTGTGGTGGGATATGCTGTACCAAGTTTTGTATTTGCCATTCTGTTAGTTGTTTTTTTTGCGGGCGGCTCTTATTTCCAATGGTTTCCCTTACAAAATTTAGTATCGGATAACTTTCATCAACTTAGTCTTTGGGGCCAAGTTACCGATTATTTATGGCATATGACTTTGCCACTGATTACGATGGTATTAGGCGGTTTTGCCAGTTTAACCTATTTAACTAAATACTCATTTTTAGAAGAACTCAATAAACCTTACGTTTTGGCAGCCTATGCAAAAGGATTGAATGGCCAACAGGTGTTATATAAACATGTATTTCGTAATGCCATTTTAGTTGTGCTCGCAGGATTGCCAGAGGTGTTAGCGGGTATTTTCTTTGTGGGTAACCTGTTTGTAGAAATTATCTTTCATTTAGATGGGGTGGGATTGCTGGGCTTTGAAGCCCTTGTCCAGCGTGACTATCCTGTTATTTTTGGGGTTTTATTTTTCTTTACTTTATTTAGCCTAATTTTACGTCTCATTTGTGATGTGTTGTATCAATGGATTGATCCTCGAATTCATTTTGACGCACAAGGGGACAAATAA
- the dnaQ gene encoding DNA polymerase III subunit epsilon, translating into MSQTITLYVDGACRGNPGLGGWGAYVITEQGEHKLFGGEPNTTNNRMELTAAIEGVSFCPADAHLIIWTDSNYVKQGITEWIHGWKKKNWKDVKNPDLWQKLDAVCAGRNIEWNWIKGHAGHPGNEMADQLANLGADKTAKELKQPQSATVPQDIKKPEQDWLLDDPFGFDLAEVTEEENIHLEAVEEVEMIIEDEEVIEVETTEQESKQISKNIHPQIVVTEAKLKLQGPRQLILDTETTGFYFQDGDRIIEVGAIEMINRKLTGSSIHIYINPQKPVGDSENVHGISDDFLKDKPLYADIADTLFDYLKGAEIIAHNATFDMNFLDMEFKRAGLPALSEVCEVTDTLALAKNKHPGQKNSLDALVRRYEIPARDRTFHGALLDAEILADVYLAMTGGQVSFDIDALSQSENSQQTTNRSRVQIDLPVIYPSEEELNTHETWVKEYEEKHGEPCLFAK; encoded by the coding sequence ATGTCTCAAACAATCACACTGTATGTTGATGGTGCATGTCGTGGCAATCCGGGTTTAGGTGGTTGGGGCGCATATGTCATTACTGAGCAGGGTGAACATAAATTATTTGGTGGTGAGCCTAATACGACCAATAACCGTATGGAACTCACTGCTGCCATTGAAGGTGTTTCATTTTGCCCAGCCGATGCTCACTTAATTATCTGGACAGATTCAAATTATGTGAAGCAAGGTATTACTGAGTGGATTCATGGCTGGAAAAAGAAAAACTGGAAAGATGTAAAAAATCCTGACCTTTGGCAGAAATTAGATGCTGTCTGTGCAGGTAGAAATATAGAGTGGAACTGGATTAAAGGCCATGCAGGACATCCGGGCAATGAAATGGCAGACCAGTTAGCTAATTTAGGTGCAGACAAAACTGCTAAAGAACTCAAGCAACCACAGTCTGCCACTGTACCGCAAGATATAAAAAAGCCTGAACAGGACTGGTTACTAGACGACCCTTTCGGATTTGATCTGGCAGAAGTAACTGAAGAGGAAAATATTCACCTTGAGGCAGTTGAAGAAGTTGAGATGATTATTGAAGATGAAGAAGTTATCGAAGTTGAAACTACTGAACAAGAAAGTAAGCAGATAAGCAAAAACATTCATCCTCAAATTGTTGTGACCGAAGCCAAATTAAAATTACAAGGTCCTCGCCAACTGATTCTCGATACAGAAACCACTGGTTTTTATTTCCAAGATGGTGACCGTATTATCGAGGTGGGCGCGATTGAGATGATTAACCGTAAGCTTACCGGTAGCTCAATTCATATTTATATTAACCCACAAAAACCAGTGGGAGATTCAGAAAACGTCCATGGGATCAGTGATGATTTCTTAAAAGATAAACCGCTCTATGCGGATATTGCAGACACCTTGTTTGATTATCTCAAAGGTGCAGAGATTATTGCCCATAACGCAACCTTCGATATGAACTTCCTTGATATGGAGTTTAAACGCGCAGGACTTCCTGCGCTTTCTGAAGTGTGTGAGGTAACGGATACTTTAGCTTTAGCGAAGAACAAACATCCCGGGCAAAAAAACTCTCTTGATGCACTCGTAAGACGTTATGAAATTCCGGCACGTGACCGTACTTTCCACGGTGCATTACTCGATGCTGAAATTCTTGCTGATGTTTATTTAGCAATGACTGGTGGTCAGGTTTCTTTTGATATAGATGCCTTATCTCAGAGTGAAAATAGCCAGCAAACAACCAATAGAAGTAGAGTTCAAATTGACCTCCCTGTAATTTACCCTTCTGAGGAAGAGTTAAATACACATGAGACTTGGGTCAAAGAATATGAGGAAAAACACGGAGAACCTTGCCTTTTTGCAAAATAA
- a CDS encoding extracellular solute-binding protein, producing the protein MHKSSFQLSLLVGLSVISHAVFSAQQTTSYIAIHSKPKYLGMMAMPYANPNAPKGGLLSQAAQGTFDNLNSMNGKGNATEGVNYLFDTLMTQSLDEVGVLYPLLAEKVSYDPEKTQSVTFYLNPKARFSNGQPVTAADVKFSFDAYQTKSNLGLQMYLADLAKTEVINIHQVKFSFKSTHNPKMPFILATLPIYSKADWQTRDFSRITLQPIIGSGPYVVERVDAGRSISYKRNPNYWAKDLPINKGRYNFDRLKYVYYRNWDIAFEGFKSGQYTLHEETNPKKWVTDYRFPAVKAGLVTQYKFRHHNPIATESYVFNTRRKPLNDIRFRQALTYAYDFEWQNKALFYGQYQRLQSYFENSELAATGRPSKTELELLKRLLPKLSPLMQQGVLADWKYPVSDASGFNRQNLLTARQLLIQAGYKVKEGQLFMPEGKKVQLEFLIQQDGKQRTLLPFIRNLKKLGIAVNLRQVDAPQYLERTRRYDFDMTTMNLPQSLNPGNEQTQFWGSVAAAQDGNYNYAGIRNPVIDQVISKLVASKSREQQIIYTRILDRLLRAGYYQIPTYGKGENWYAYWNMYQQPKVKPALSSGIEYWWSDANKAKTVAKYLHQQ; encoded by the coding sequence ATGCATAAATCATCTTTTCAACTGAGCCTGCTAGTCGGGCTCAGTGTCATTTCGCATGCAGTTTTTTCTGCACAGCAAACCACCTCATATATAGCGATTCATTCCAAGCCTAAATATTTGGGAATGATGGCTATGCCATATGCAAACCCTAACGCTCCGAAAGGTGGTTTGTTAAGTCAGGCAGCCCAAGGAACTTTTGATAACCTCAATAGTATGAATGGTAAGGGGAATGCTACAGAGGGCGTTAATTATCTTTTTGATACTTTAATGACCCAGTCGCTAGATGAGGTCGGAGTTTTATATCCACTTTTAGCTGAGAAAGTGAGTTATGACCCAGAAAAAACGCAGTCTGTTACTTTCTATTTAAACCCTAAGGCTCGTTTTAGTAATGGACAGCCAGTCACTGCGGCAGATGTTAAATTTAGCTTTGATGCCTATCAGACGAAGTCCAATTTAGGTTTACAGATGTATCTTGCTGATTTGGCAAAAACAGAAGTAATAAACATCCATCAGGTAAAGTTTAGTTTTAAGTCTACCCATAATCCTAAAATGCCATTCATTTTAGCAACCTTACCGATTTATTCAAAAGCAGATTGGCAAACAAGAGATTTTAGCCGAATTACCCTACAACCGATTATTGGTTCGGGGCCATATGTAGTTGAACGAGTTGATGCCGGTAGAAGCATTAGTTATAAAAGAAACCCAAATTATTGGGCAAAAGATTTGCCTATTAACAAGGGGCGTTATAATTTTGACCGATTAAAATATGTGTATTATCGAAATTGGGATATTGCTTTTGAAGGATTTAAATCTGGGCAATACACTTTGCATGAAGAAACTAATCCTAAAAAATGGGTAACAGATTACCGTTTTCCAGCCGTAAAAGCAGGACTGGTTACTCAATATAAATTTCGTCACCACAACCCGATTGCCACTGAAAGTTATGTTTTTAATACCAGACGAAAACCTTTAAATGATATCCGTTTTAGACAAGCCTTAACCTATGCCTATGACTTTGAATGGCAGAATAAAGCCTTGTTTTATGGACAATATCAACGTCTTCAAAGTTATTTTGAAAATAGTGAATTAGCAGCAACGGGTCGACCTTCAAAAACTGAATTAGAGTTGTTAAAACGGTTATTGCCTAAGTTATCTCCGCTCATGCAACAAGGTGTTTTAGCAGACTGGAAATATCCAGTGTCGGATGCGAGTGGCTTCAACCGTCAGAATTTGTTAACTGCCCGGCAATTATTGATACAAGCTGGCTATAAAGTTAAAGAAGGGCAACTATTTATGCCAGAAGGAAAAAAAGTTCAGCTTGAATTTTTAATTCAGCAAGATGGTAAACAACGAACACTTCTACCTTTTATTCGTAACCTAAAAAAGTTAGGTATTGCAGTTAATTTGCGTCAGGTCGATGCTCCGCAATATTTAGAAAGAACTCGTCGTTACGATTTTGACATGACCACAATGAATCTGCCGCAATCTCTCAACCCAGGCAATGAACAAACTCAGTTTTGGGGAAGTGTAGCCGCAGCGCAGGATGGAAATTATAATTATGCAGGTATTCGCAATCCCGTAATTGATCAAGTGATTTCTAAACTTGTTGCAAGTAAAAGCCGTGAACAACAGATTATTTATACTCGCATTCTCGATCGGTTGCTTAGAGCTGGTTATTATCAAATTCCGACCTATGGTAAAGGTGAAAACTGGTATGCTTATTGGAATATGTATCAACAACCTAAAGTTAAACCAGCACTTTCTTCTGGGATAGAATATTGGTGGAGTGATGCAAACAAAGCCAAAACAGTTGCCAAATATTTACATCAACAATAA